One window from the genome of Leptospira broomii serovar Hurstbridge str. 5399 encodes:
- a CDS encoding N-acetylneuraminate synthase family protein: MDIVELEKGYPETEAKIKALAGECGNQTEIIRGAVVSDTIHFIGDTRKISEKEGYVKELPGVTRIWNVSLPYKNIARTAAGKNGEVVHRENRIVEVKGQDGLVRKFGTGKHIFLVGPDSPQTYDQTVTIAKQAVEIGKKFGILDRIIFRGGAFKPRTRPTDWRGMGWDGIKLLDRVKEETGLPYVTEVMDHTMAEEVSKHADMIQIGTRNAQDFELLEAVGRTGKPVILKRGFGNEAIEWFSAAEYIANQGNLNIILCERGVKTLFIKEGYCRNTPDLNVITHAKNQTILPVIFDPSHVAGDDKIVVSNLLASLPFNPDGSITETLHVEEFRKEQMCDAAQALLMSLYEKTVEAILTYEEKIRPITDQVDSYFLERKGKK; encoded by the coding sequence GTGGACATAGTCGAACTCGAGAAAGGATATCCGGAAACCGAAGCCAAGATCAAGGCTCTTGCCGGGGAATGCGGTAACCAGACGGAGATTATCCGCGGTGCTGTCGTATCGGACACCATCCATTTCATCGGAGATACTCGTAAAATTTCCGAAAAAGAGGGCTATGTGAAGGAACTCCCAGGAGTAACTCGTATTTGGAACGTATCGCTTCCTTATAAGAATATCGCTCGAACGGCGGCCGGTAAAAACGGAGAAGTCGTTCATCGCGAAAACCGCATTGTTGAAGTGAAGGGTCAGGATGGACTCGTTCGCAAATTCGGAACCGGAAAACATATCTTCCTCGTGGGTCCGGATTCTCCTCAGACATACGATCAAACGGTTACTATCGCAAAGCAAGCGGTGGAAATCGGAAAGAAATTCGGAATCTTAGATCGAATTATTTTCCGCGGCGGTGCATTTAAACCGAGAACTAGACCTACCGATTGGAGAGGAATGGGTTGGGACGGTATCAAGCTTCTAGATCGGGTAAAAGAAGAGACAGGGCTTCCCTATGTGACCGAGGTAATGGATCATACGATGGCGGAAGAAGTCTCCAAACATGCGGACATGATCCAAATAGGAACTCGGAACGCTCAGGATTTTGAGCTCCTTGAAGCAGTGGGTCGTACCGGTAAACCCGTAATTTTAAAGAGAGGGTTTGGAAACGAAGCAATCGAATGGTTTTCAGCCGCCGAATATATTGCTAATCAAGGAAATTTGAATATTATTCTTTGTGAAAGAGGAGTCAAAACTCTTTTTATTAAAGAAGGCTATTGCAGAAATACGCCGGATTTAAACGTGATTACCCATGCAAAAAATCAAACGATTTTACCCGTAATTTTCGACCCAAGTCATGTGGCGGGAGACGATAAAATTGTGGTTTCGAATCTTTTGGCTTCCTTACCGTTTAATCCGGACGGTTCGATAACAGAAACTCTTCATGTAGAGGAATTTCGAAAGGAACAAATGTGCGACGCGGCTCAGGCGCTTTTGATGAGCTTGTACGAAAAAACCGTCGAAGCGATTCTCACTTACGAGGAAAAAATCAGACCGATAACCGATCAGGTTGATTCCTATTTTTTGGAACGAAAGGGTAAAAAATAG
- the panB gene encoding 3-methyl-2-oxobutanoate hydroxymethyltransferase yields the protein MRDVHKIFPKGKKPLEKKISVLTCYDYIFARILGEAGVDCLLVGDTLGVVVQGNRTTLPVTLDEMIYHAQMVRRGAPNSFIVVDLPFLSYQVSLEEGIRSAGRIMKETDCDAVKFEGGSPEILDLIYKLETIGIPVMGHIGLTPQSVNAFGGHKIQGKAEEDKTRLINEAKGISEAGAFAIVLELIPSVLASAISSSVPVPTIGIGAGASTDGQVLVLYDFLGLNKDFHPKFLKTYMNGYEDVSEAVRNYVKEVSNGIFPGPEHSH from the coding sequence ATGAGAGATGTGCATAAAATATTTCCGAAAGGAAAGAAACCTCTCGAGAAAAAAATTTCGGTTCTAACCTGCTATGATTATATTTTCGCCAGGATACTAGGCGAAGCGGGTGTGGATTGCCTATTGGTAGGGGATACTCTAGGAGTAGTCGTCCAGGGTAATCGAACCACTCTTCCTGTCACTCTGGATGAAATGATTTACCATGCTCAAATGGTTAGGAGAGGAGCTCCGAATTCCTTTATCGTCGTCGATTTACCGTTTTTGTCTTATCAAGTTTCCTTAGAGGAAGGGATTCGTTCAGCCGGCCGGATCATGAAGGAAACTGATTGCGACGCCGTAAAATTCGAAGGCGGTAGTCCTGAAATTTTAGATCTTATTTATAAATTGGAAACAATCGGTATTCCCGTAATGGGACATATAGGATTGACTCCGCAATCGGTGAATGCTTTCGGCGGGCATAAAATTCAAGGTAAGGCTGAGGAAGATAAAACCCGCCTGATAAATGAAGCAAAAGGGATTTCGGAGGCCGGAGCCTTTGCGATAGTATTGGAGCTAATACCTTCGGTTTTGGCATCAGCGATCAGTTCTTCCGTTCCTGTACCGACTATCGGCATCGGAGCCGGAGCTTCCACTGACGGCCAAGTGTTGGTTCTCTACGATTTTTTAGGATTAAACAAAGACTTTCATCCTAAATTTCTAAAAACGTACATGAACGGCTATGAAGATGTATCCGAGGCCGTTAGAAATTACGTAAAAGAAGTCTCTAACGGAATTTTTCCCGGCCCAGAACATTCTCATTGA
- the folK gene encoding 2-amino-4-hydroxy-6-hydroxymethyldihydropteridine diphosphokinase — protein sequence MEHHAFICLGVNLGDREASLKEAIRRIEARSDMKILRKGTPLNTAALEVTDQPDFLNQLIEVVTSLSPHDLLDVLLGIETDMGRIRTKDKGPRTIDIDILSYDRLRLHEKGLHLPHHSLYTRPFIKELLEELGEGSLRDSFGNPEEGIV from the coding sequence ATGGAACACCATGCATTTATCTGTCTCGGCGTAAATCTCGGGGATCGAGAGGCTTCCCTCAAGGAAGCGATTCGCAGGATCGAAGCCCGCTCGGATATGAAGATTCTTCGTAAAGGGACTCCGTTAAATACCGCGGCTTTGGAAGTGACAGATCAACCGGATTTTCTAAACCAACTTATCGAAGTTGTAACTTCTCTTTCGCCTCACGATCTACTCGACGTCCTTCTCGGAATCGAAACCGATATGGGTAGAATACGAACGAAAGACAAAGGGCCTCGTACGATCGACATAGATATCTTATCTTATGATCGACTCAGACTGCATGAAAAAGGATTACATTTACCTCATCATAGTCTATACACTCGTCCTTTCATTAAGGAATTATTGGAAGAATTAGGCGAAGGATCCTTACGGGATTCTTTCGGAAATCCTGAGGAGGGAATAGTATGA
- the zapE gene encoding AFG1/ZapE family ATPase yields the protein MNLNDLTPIRAGSPGCKICGGVGFLLEENVRNSSSGVLLLCSCMSDSCRTCDSKGRPPFMVYDESQNKMMSCVCHDARIELDRIEALVKKAGIPAKYKYRTLDRMDTAEMSFLIAHDWAHELVMKWEERGRSAQGLYLWGNTGSGKTLLACAILNELILRYGMECKYAKINRDFLSAIRDTYQKESEIHGMEQTIKRQFMEVEVLVLDDFGANKESDWANSQLYDLIDSRYEEEKVTVLTSNISLSDWKDKAEGRIFSRLMEMTKEIHLDCPDYRLSHSVHMEA from the coding sequence ATGAACTTGAACGATTTAACCCCGATTCGGGCGGGATCTCCCGGCTGTAAAATTTGCGGAGGAGTGGGTTTCCTTTTGGAGGAAAACGTAAGAAACTCTTCCTCGGGAGTTTTATTACTCTGCTCTTGCATGAGCGATTCCTGTCGAACCTGTGATTCGAAAGGCAGACCTCCTTTTATGGTCTACGACGAAAGTCAAAATAAGATGATGTCCTGCGTCTGTCACGATGCCCGTATCGAATTGGATCGGATCGAAGCTTTGGTTAAAAAGGCCGGTATCCCGGCCAAGTATAAATATCGCACCCTGGATAGAATGGACACCGCCGAGATGTCTTTTTTGATCGCTCACGATTGGGCTCATGAACTGGTCATGAAATGGGAGGAACGCGGAAGATCGGCTCAGGGTTTATACCTTTGGGGAAACACGGGATCGGGAAAGACTTTGCTCGCTTGTGCAATATTAAACGAATTGATTTTACGTTATGGAATGGAATGTAAATACGCGAAAATCAATCGGGATTTTTTATCGGCCATTCGTGACACCTACCAAAAAGAGAGCGAAATCCACGGAATGGAACAGACGATCAAAAGACAATTCATGGAAGTTGAAGTTTTAGTATTGGACGATTTCGGAGCTAACAAAGAATCCGATTGGGCGAATTCTCAACTTTATGATTTAATCGATTCTAGGTATGAAGAGGAGAAAGTCACTGTACTCACTTCGAATATTTCCCTATCCGATTGGAAGGATAAGGCAGAAGGCAGAATCTTTTCTCGTTTGATGGAAATGACCAAGGAAATCCATCTGGATTGTCCGGATTACAGACTCAGTCATTCGGTTCATATGGAGGCATAA
- the fcpA gene encoding flagellar coiling protein FcpA produces the protein MKVMKTIFVLLAVVGLNLSLFAQNQQQGGGQQNQQEAKAAADKIDELLKGELVPEDDDKNLTEEQKRRKKVIQEQEAVWKNPDFKGYDKNFQELHQLSKAFANNKFRLALTSYQSGVNTILKMREAVEQYRKEEAEKKRLDEKWYWQKVDRKAREDRVVSRLKLEAKQQALNYFTKSINHLDEIKNPDLRERAEFKRLLSDVYRSWIITEYDLQNLPQCIPILELYIEVDENEKEYPAHKYLASCYAFEENMIKKYGGASEDQMFKFRHKKNIHLLRATELKYGKDSPEYKHIVALINKDEVISVRP, from the coding sequence ATGAAGGTGATGAAGACTATTTTCGTTCTTCTGGCCGTGGTCGGACTCAACCTCTCCTTGTTCGCACAGAACCAGCAGCAAGGCGGGGGACAACAGAACCAGCAAGAGGCCAAAGCGGCGGCCGATAAGATCGACGAACTCCTTAAAGGGGAACTTGTTCCCGAGGATGACGATAAAAACCTTACGGAAGAGCAGAAGCGTCGTAAGAAGGTGATCCAAGAACAGGAAGCTGTTTGGAAAAACCCCGACTTCAAAGGCTATGACAAGAACTTCCAAGAACTCCATCAGCTCTCTAAGGCTTTCGCGAACAATAAGTTCCGCCTGGCCCTAACCAGCTACCAATCCGGAGTTAATACCATCCTCAAGATGAGGGAAGCAGTCGAGCAGTACCGTAAGGAAGAAGCCGAGAAGAAGCGTTTGGACGAGAAGTGGTATTGGCAAAAAGTCGACCGCAAAGCTCGTGAAGATCGCGTCGTTTCTAGGCTGAAACTCGAAGCAAAACAACAAGCCCTTAACTACTTTACCAAGTCCATCAACCATTTGGACGAGATCAAAAACCCAGATTTGCGTGAGCGTGCTGAGTTTAAACGTCTCCTTTCGGATGTTTACCGTTCTTGGATTATTACCGAATACGACCTACAGAATTTACCTCAGTGTATTCCCATACTTGAGCTTTATATCGAGGTCGATGAAAACGAGAAGGAATACCCGGCTCACAAGTATCTTGCAAGCTGCTACGCCTTTGAAGAAAACATGATCAAGAAATATGGCGGCGCAAGCGAAGATCAGATGTTTAAATTCCGTCACAAGAAAAACATCCATTTACTCCGCGCAACCGAACTAAAATACGGGAAGGATTCGCCCGAATATAAACACATCGTAGCCTTGATTAACAAGGACGAGGTGATTTCGGTTCGCCCCTAA
- a CDS encoding flavin-containing monooxygenase translates to MVAQTLDRPSQTHIVNAEKVLDAIIIGSGFAGLCMGIRLKQAGIDSFIILEKGNGIGGTWRDNNYPGAACDVQSHLYSFSFAPKSDWSRLFGPQQEILNYMNDCTDKFGIRQHIRINQEVNNAFFDEKTGTWKVTTESGETYQARALVGGTGGLSRPVLPKIPGIDSFKGAKFHSARWDHNYDLTGKTVAVIGTGASAIQIVPTIAPKVGKLELFQRTPPWIIPKPDSSIGNSVKGVFRYLPPLRWLFRKAIYWINELGVIAFAINPKLMKVFEGFAKRFIAKSIPNPTLREKVTPNYTIGCKRILLSNDYYPVLNRENVNLVTEGIQEIKKDSILTKGGKEHKVDAIIFATGFQAAEAVAPFEIRGKNGRLLSDVWEDGAEAYLGTSISGFPNFFMIVGPNTGLGHSSMILMIESQAQYALQCIRALRKKNIKYIDVRKEVQDRYNKEIQDRLSRSVWLTGGCVSWYNTSTGRNTTLWPGFTFEFKAKTFFLKPSDYEFVRTDGEETKIGLGSRVSMALNAAIG, encoded by the coding sequence ATGGTAGCTCAAACCTTAGATAGACCGAGCCAAACCCATATAGTAAACGCCGAAAAGGTTCTCGATGCCATTATCATCGGTTCCGGATTTGCGGGGCTATGTATGGGAATTCGACTTAAACAAGCAGGGATCGATTCTTTTATCATTTTAGAAAAAGGAAACGGTATCGGCGGAACTTGGCGAGATAATAACTACCCTGGCGCCGCATGCGACGTTCAATCCCATTTATATTCCTTTTCGTTTGCGCCAAAGTCGGATTGGTCCCGCTTGTTCGGACCTCAACAGGAAATTCTAAATTATATGAACGATTGCACGGACAAATTCGGTATCCGGCAACATATTCGCATCAACCAGGAAGTTAATAATGCATTCTTTGACGAGAAAACTGGAACGTGGAAAGTAACAACGGAAAGCGGTGAAACTTACCAAGCTCGCGCATTAGTCGGCGGAACCGGAGGTTTAAGTCGACCGGTTTTACCGAAAATACCCGGAATCGATTCGTTTAAAGGAGCCAAATTCCACTCGGCTCGATGGGATCATAATTATGATCTTACCGGCAAAACCGTTGCAGTTATCGGAACCGGAGCTAGCGCGATTCAAATAGTGCCGACCATCGCGCCGAAAGTCGGTAAACTTGAACTCTTTCAAAGAACTCCTCCCTGGATTATTCCAAAGCCGGATTCTTCCATCGGAAATTCCGTAAAAGGAGTTTTTAGATATCTCCCTCCTTTACGTTGGTTATTCCGTAAAGCAATCTATTGGATAAACGAATTGGGAGTAATCGCATTCGCAATCAATCCTAAATTGATGAAGGTATTTGAAGGTTTTGCAAAACGATTCATAGCAAAAAGCATTCCGAATCCGACCTTGCGGGAAAAGGTAACTCCGAACTATACGATCGGTTGTAAGCGCATTTTACTTTCCAACGACTACTATCCGGTGTTGAATCGTGAAAACGTAAATTTAGTCACCGAAGGAATCCAAGAGATTAAAAAAGATTCGATTCTGACAAAAGGCGGAAAGGAGCACAAAGTCGACGCTATCATATTCGCGACCGGATTTCAAGCCGCCGAAGCGGTTGCCCCGTTTGAAATCCGTGGGAAAAACGGCCGATTATTAAGCGACGTTTGGGAAGACGGAGCAGAAGCGTATCTTGGCACTTCGATTTCCGGTTTCCCTAATTTCTTTATGATCGTCGGGCCGAATACCGGTTTAGGACATAGCTCCATGATTCTTATGATCGAATCTCAAGCACAGTATGCTCTGCAATGCATTCGAGCGCTAAGAAAGAAAAACATTAAGTATATCGATGTTCGTAAGGAAGTGCAGGACCGTTACAACAAAGAAATCCAAGATCGTCTTAGTAGATCGGTTTGGTTAACCGGAGGTTGCGTAAGCTGGTACAATACGAGTACCGGACGAAACACGACTCTTTGGCCGGGTTTCACATTCGAATTCAAAGCTAAGACCTTCTTTCTCAAGCCTAGCGATTATGAGTTCGTTCGGACGGATGGAGAAGAGACAAAGATCGGACTCGGTTCTCGGGTTTCGATGGCCTTAAATGCGGCAATAGGTTAA
- a CDS encoding TlyA family RNA methyltransferase, producing the protein MARGKTRLDQLLLDRGLAKDITLARSLILSGSVLVNDRVVDKVGLLISDTSEIRIREIIPKYVSRGAFKLKEALTKFNISVDGKLCIDWGASTGGFTQVLLEEGAVAIFAFDVGYGQMASRIAMDSRVSVQDRFHIRDTTWSLLIQLWEKHSPNPFPKEIFLVMDLSFISLRYVLPTVKRLHDENPRISWTGVSLFKPQFEVEKSDLEKGVVKDPVVRARALRSFLRFLKLEIGTNLHGLVESPIAGREGNREILVYWTLDAIRDRA; encoded by the coding sequence TTGGCTCGAGGAAAAACTAGGCTAGATCAGCTATTGCTGGATCGAGGCTTGGCGAAGGATATCACCCTTGCCCGAAGTCTCATACTTTCGGGCTCCGTCCTTGTGAACGATAGGGTCGTCGATAAAGTCGGCCTTCTAATTTCCGATACTTCGGAAATTAGAATTCGAGAAATCATTCCCAAATATGTCAGTCGAGGGGCTTTCAAACTAAAGGAAGCATTAACGAAATTTAATATTTCCGTTGATGGAAAACTATGCATCGATTGGGGTGCGTCCACCGGAGGATTTACTCAGGTTTTATTGGAAGAAGGTGCGGTCGCGATTTTTGCCTTTGATGTCGGGTACGGGCAAATGGCATCGAGAATCGCAATGGATTCCAGGGTTTCCGTTCAAGACCGGTTTCATATCCGTGATACTACCTGGAGCTTATTGATCCAACTCTGGGAAAAACATTCTCCGAATCCATTTCCGAAAGAGATTTTTTTGGTGATGGATTTAAGTTTTATTTCTCTTCGATATGTTCTTCCTACTGTAAAGCGCCTTCATGATGAAAATCCGAGAATTTCCTGGACCGGTGTAAGCCTTTTCAAACCGCAATTCGAAGTCGAGAAATCGGATTTGGAAAAAGGAGTCGTAAAAGATCCGGTCGTTAGAGCGCGAGCACTGCGATCATTTTTGCGATTCTTAAAATTGGAGATTGGAACAAATCTTCACGGGCTGGTAGAATCCCCGATTGCCGGGAGAGAGGGCAATCGGGAAATTCTAGTTTACTGGACATTAGATGCGATTAGAGATCGAGCTTAA
- a CDS encoding polyprenyl synthetase family protein, whose product MEAGAKEPALISILAFAKKEFENYLESEVYPRFQKEAAPELAEAMEYSIKAGGKRLRPILAMAASGALTKDSLSVASSLEFLHTYSLIHDDLPSMDNDDFRRGIQTLHKRYSEATAILAGDALQAYAFEWLTHAKGEVADQHLYRDLIRILHQGGGAPGMVSGQVFDLALERNPSSLKGNKEELLAITHRLKTGALIRASLLLGNRLRQDHQSRAALLSDYGIKLGLLFQITDDILDVEGTKEDLGKTPGKDDRSGKITYPALYGLDECKKMVTSLVTELEGLGKSLDNSFSTDGKALQFPDFFQLLPGTIGSRKN is encoded by the coding sequence TTGGAGGCCGGAGCGAAAGAACCCGCTTTAATTTCTATCTTAGCTTTCGCAAAGAAGGAGTTCGAGAACTATCTTGAAAGCGAAGTCTATCCTCGATTTCAGAAGGAGGCCGCTCCGGAATTGGCCGAAGCGATGGAATATAGTATCAAGGCCGGTGGGAAACGACTTCGACCCATCTTAGCAATGGCGGCCTCCGGAGCTTTAACGAAAGATTCCTTATCCGTCGCGAGTTCATTAGAATTCCTGCATACATATAGCCTTATTCACGATGATCTTCCGAGTATGGATAACGATGATTTTCGACGCGGAATACAGACTCTGCACAAACGGTATTCGGAGGCCACGGCAATATTGGCGGGAGACGCCTTGCAAGCTTATGCTTTCGAGTGGTTGACTCATGCAAAAGGCGAGGTCGCTGATCAGCATTTGTATCGAGACTTGATCCGAATTCTACACCAAGGCGGTGGTGCCCCCGGAATGGTTTCCGGTCAGGTGTTCGATTTGGCTTTGGAGAGAAATCCTTCCTCCTTAAAAGGAAATAAAGAAGAATTACTTGCGATTACTCATCGACTCAAAACGGGAGCTTTAATTCGGGCTTCGTTACTTTTAGGAAACCGTTTGCGACAAGATCACCAATCCAGAGCAGCATTGCTTTCGGATTATGGAATTAAACTAGGGCTTCTGTTTCAAATTACGGATGATATTTTAGATGTGGAAGGTACTAAGGAAGACTTAGGTAAAACGCCGGGTAAAGACGATCGATCGGGAAAAATTACTTACCCCGCGTTATACGGCTTGGACGAATGTAAGAAAATGGTTACTTCTCTTGTAACCGAATTGGAAGGATTAGGGAAGAGTTTAGATAATTCGTTTTCTACAGACGGTAAAGCTTTACAATTTCCGGATTTCTTTCAGTTACTGCCCGGAACTATTGGCTCGAGGAAAAACTAG
- a CDS encoding synaptic vesicle VAT-1 family membrane protein, whose protein sequence is MIRTVYRVDTKGSLDYLERREEELSDPGDNEVTVEVQAIGLNFADIFAIQGLYSAAPKGSFIPGLEYSGKVIAVGKKVKLFRKNDKVMGVSRFGAYADHLNIDQRYIYKLPPRWSYEQGAGFLVQALTAYYALVPLGNLCKGQTVLIHSAAGGVGIYANRIAKKFGAWTVGTVGNPSKISLLEKERYDAWIIRSSSFPQELKTALGGRELNLVLECIGGRIFQDSYQALAPMGRMIVYGSASFMSQGDRVNWPSLAWKYLTRPKVDPMEMVSDNKAIMGFNLIWLYDRVNELSQHIKDMIKLNLEPPHIGGVYSFVELPEAVKYFQTGQSTGKIVVTSGDKR, encoded by the coding sequence ATGATCCGCACTGTTTATAGAGTCGATACGAAAGGATCTTTGGATTATCTGGAAAGGCGGGAGGAAGAACTTTCCGACCCCGGAGACAACGAAGTCACCGTGGAGGTTCAAGCCATAGGTCTGAACTTTGCGGACATTTTTGCCATCCAAGGACTTTACAGCGCCGCTCCGAAAGGTTCGTTTATTCCCGGCTTGGAATATTCAGGAAAGGTGATAGCTGTCGGCAAGAAAGTAAAATTATTCCGAAAAAACGACAAAGTAATGGGAGTTTCTCGTTTTGGCGCTTACGCCGACCATTTAAATATAGATCAAAGATACATCTATAAGCTGCCACCGCGTTGGTCTTATGAACAGGGAGCGGGCTTTTTAGTTCAAGCTTTAACGGCATACTATGCGCTTGTTCCTTTAGGGAATCTTTGCAAAGGTCAGACAGTCTTAATACATAGCGCAGCCGGAGGCGTCGGAATTTATGCAAACAGGATTGCGAAAAAATTCGGGGCCTGGACCGTTGGGACGGTCGGTAATCCATCGAAGATTTCGCTTTTAGAAAAGGAAAGATATGATGCCTGGATTATTCGCTCCTCTAGTTTCCCTCAAGAATTAAAAACCGCTTTAGGCGGACGGGAATTGAATTTAGTTTTGGAGTGTATCGGCGGAAGAATCTTTCAGGATAGTTATCAAGCATTGGCGCCTATGGGACGAATGATAGTTTACGGATCGGCGTCCTTCATGAGCCAAGGAGATCGTGTCAATTGGCCTTCTCTCGCTTGGAAATATCTGACTCGTCCCAAAGTGGATCCGATGGAGATGGTCTCCGATAATAAGGCGATAATGGGTTTTAATTTAATTTGGTTGTACGATCGGGTAAACGAACTTTCTCAGCATATAAAGGATATGATTAAATTGAATTTGGAGCCTCCGCATATCGGCGGAGTGTATTCGTTTGTGGAACTTCCGGAAGCGGTCAAGTATTTTCAGACAGGACAAAGTACCGGAAAAATCGTCGTTACGTCCGGCGATAAAAGGTAA
- a CDS encoding dienelactone hydrolase family protein — MKNILIIFSILMLIASSVSAKVKTETVEYKQGDTTLEGFLAYPEGKDKKAPGIILVHDWFGLGENTKARAKQLAALGYVAFAADIYGKGVRPKSIEEAAKLAGSFREGDRKLLRARAQAALDALKSQSNVDADNLAILGYCFGGTAALELARTGAPLKGTISFHGGLSTPKPEESNVIKGKVLAMHGADDPFVKAEEVAAFQEEMRKAKIDWQFVSYGGAVHSFTIKEAGNDNSKGAAYNEKADHRSWVELRNFLKEIFPSK; from the coding sequence ATGAAAAATATCTTAATAATATTCAGCATACTGATGCTTATCGCAAGCTCGGTATCCGCAAAAGTAAAGACCGAGACCGTTGAATATAAGCAAGGTGATACGACTTTGGAAGGTTTCTTAGCTTATCCCGAAGGAAAAGATAAAAAGGCTCCGGGAATCATTCTCGTCCACGATTGGTTCGGTTTAGGTGAAAATACGAAAGCAAGAGCAAAACAGCTTGCGGCTCTCGGTTACGTGGCTTTTGCCGCGGACATTTACGGCAAGGGAGTGCGGCCGAAGTCGATCGAAGAGGCGGCTAAATTGGCCGGCTCCTTTAGGGAGGGCGACCGAAAATTGCTTCGTGCAAGAGCCCAAGCTGCCTTAGATGCTTTAAAGAGCCAGTCTAATGTTGATGCCGATAATTTAGCGATTCTTGGTTACTGTTTCGGTGGAACCGCAGCTTTGGAACTTGCCCGTACAGGGGCGCCTCTAAAAGGTACGATCAGTTTTCATGGCGGCTTATCGACTCCGAAACCTGAAGAATCGAACGTAATCAAAGGTAAGGTCTTGGCGATGCACGGGGCTGACGATCCTTTCGTAAAAGCCGAAGAAGTGGCTGCTTTTCAAGAGGAAATGAGAAAAGCAAAGATAGACTGGCAATTTGTTTCGTACGGGGGAGCTGTTCATTCCTTCACGATTAAGGAGGCCGGAAACGATAATTCAAAAGGCGCCGCATATAACGAAAAGGCCGATCATCGCTCTTGGGTGGAATTACGGAATTTTCTAAAAGAAATTTTTCCATCCAAATAG
- a CDS encoding NADH:flavin oxidoreductase/NADH oxidase family protein → MDSLSALGQSLTLPNGSVLPNRLAKAAMEEGLADENFLPGENMFHLYERWARGGAGLLITGNMMIDRSALTGPGNVIIREGNIDPFKRLAEVAQSKGSKLWMQINHPGRQVFGYIAETPVAPSAVKVQIPGRFLAKIFGTPRALTSDEINRIIERFVSAAKLAEAAGFHGVEVHSAHGYLLSQFLSPLTNLRADEWGGSLENRAKILLEIVKGIRSVTKREFCVGVKLNSADFQKGGFEEADAINVIKMLNETGIDLLEISGGNYESPAMQGTSQKGVSPREAYFLEFAKKAKKSAKMPLMATGGFRSRSIMEEAIRSGAVDMIGIGAPFALDPDCASKLISGKIESIRVNIPDLSNPTFNSLSKMSAIRIQFRRMAKGKNPKVPSFLLGNLILEQIRARRNAKNYKKFLLAK, encoded by the coding sequence ATGGATTCTCTTTCTGCTCTGGGGCAATCGCTAACACTTCCTAACGGCTCGGTTCTTCCGAATCGACTCGCAAAAGCCGCCATGGAGGAGGGCCTTGCCGATGAAAACTTTCTTCCGGGGGAGAATATGTTTCACCTCTACGAACGGTGGGCTCGCGGAGGAGCCGGGTTATTGATTACCGGAAACATGATGATTGATCGCAGTGCGTTGACGGGTCCAGGTAACGTAATTATTCGAGAAGGAAATATTGATCCGTTTAAACGACTAGCAGAGGTTGCTCAATCTAAAGGATCTAAACTTTGGATGCAAATTAATCACCCTGGAAGACAGGTCTTCGGTTATATTGCGGAAACGCCTGTCGCGCCGTCTGCAGTGAAGGTTCAAATTCCGGGAAGATTTCTCGCAAAAATTTTCGGAACTCCAAGAGCTTTAACGTCGGACGAAATTAATCGTATCATCGAGAGATTTGTTTCCGCAGCAAAACTTGCAGAGGCTGCGGGCTTTCACGGAGTGGAAGTTCATTCGGCTCACGGTTACTTACTAAGTCAATTTTTATCGCCGTTGACGAATCTTCGGGCGGACGAATGGGGTGGAAGTCTGGAAAATAGGGCGAAAATTCTACTCGAAATAGTCAAAGGAATTCGCTCGGTCACCAAGCGAGAGTTTTGCGTCGGAGTTAAATTGAATTCCGCCGACTTTCAAAAGGGAGGGTTCGAAGAAGCGGATGCGATCAATGTAATAAAGATGTTAAACGAAACCGGAATCGATTTACTCGAAATTTCGGGCGGAAACTATGAATCTCCGGCGATGCAAGGAACGTCCCAAAAAGGTGTTAGTCCTCGGGAAGCTTATTTTTTAGAATTCGCCAAGAAGGCGAAGAAGTCTGCGAAGATGCCGCTTATGGCTACCGGAGGATTCCGTTCGCGTTCTATTATGGAAGAAGCGATTCGATCCGGAGCTGTAGATATGATAGGTATAGGAGCGCCATTCGCCTTAGACCCGGATTGCGCATCTAAATTAATTTCCGGTAAGATCGAAAGCATACGGGTAAATATTCCGGACCTTTCAAATCCTACGTTCAATTCATTGTCAAAAATGTCCGCGATAAGAATTCAATTTCGAAGAATGGCAAAGGGAAAGAATCCGAAAGTTCCGTCGTTCCTTTTAGGAAATTTAATTTTGGAGCAAATCAGAGCAAGACGGAATGCAAAGAACTATAAGAAATTTCTTCTGGCAAAATAG